The Calothrix sp. PCC 7507 DNA segment TACTAATAATAAAGACCCAGAGGGATTGGGACGAATTAAAGTCAAATTTCCTTGGCTTTCTGGAGAAGAGGAAAGTTATTGGGCAAGGGTTGTCAGCTTAATGGCAGGAAATAATCGGGGTATTTATTTTTTACCAGAAGTTGATGACGAAGTTTTAGTTGCTTTTGAACAAGGTGATATGGCTTTTCCCTACATTTTAGGTACTTTGTGGAATGGGAAAGATAAACCGCCTGTGAAAAATGATGACGGTAAAAATAATCAACGAATGATTAAATCTCGCAGTGGTCACATGATTGTCTTAGATGATACTGACGGAGAAGAGAAAATTATTATTCAAGATAAAACTGGCAAAAATCAAATTGTGATTAATTCCAAAGAAAACACGATGAATATTAAAGTTGAAAAAGATTTAACTATTGAAACTAAAGGAAAAATTATTTTAAAAAGTAGTAATGATGATA contains these protein-coding regions:
- a CDS encoding phage baseplate assembly protein V, producing the protein MNGLEFLMSNNQQNHHFYGVSVGIVTNNKDPEGLGRIKVKFPWLSGEEESYWARVVSLMAGNNRGIYFLPEVDDEVLVAFEQGDMAFPYILGTLWNGKDKPPVKNDDGKNNQRMIKSRSGHMIVLDDTDGEEKIIIQDKTGKNQIVINSKENTMNIKVEKDLTIETKGKIILKSSNDDISIECKNLSIKTQQNYKLEAGANCSIKAKAKYELEAKSGLGIKCSAGVKVNDGALEVM